ATAGAGGATTACAGCACGGCCATCGATAAGGGGACGAAAAATGCCGCGATCTATTACTTGCGCGGAGCCGCTTACCAGGGGATTGGCGATTATCCGCATGTGATCGAGGATTGCAACGCGGCGCTCAAGCTGGACCCGAAATACGGCGCCGCCTACTCCATGCGGGGGAATGCTTTTAGCGAGATTCAGGATTACCAGCGCGCGGCGGATGATTTCAGCGCGGCCCTCAAGCTGGATCCGAAAGACGCCGAGATTTATTACAACCGCGGGTTTAACTATTGGATCATGGGCGATACCAAGCGGGCGATTGCGGATTATAGCGCGGCGCTCAAGCTGGGGGCGAAGGAGGCAAGAATCTACTACTTCCGGGGCGCCGCCTACCGCGACCAGGGGGATAACAAACATGCGGTCGAGGATCTTAGCGAGGCGATCAAGCTGGACCCGGAACGCAGGATCGCCTACAGCACACGGGGGAACGTCTACAGCGCCCTTGGCGACAAGAAAAAAGCGATAGAGGATTACAGCGCGGCGATCGCGCTGGATGCCTCGGATGCCGCCACCTTCATCGCGCGCGGCGATCTCTACTTCGCCCTTGGCGATAACCAGCGCACGATCGAAGACCACAGCGCGGCGATTAAGCTGGATCCGAAGAATGCGGAAGCCTACGTCAGCCGGGGGAATGCCTACGGCGCCCTTGGCGATACCAAACGGGCTATAGAGGATTATAAAGCTGGGGCGCGCCTCGACCATAAACCCGCACAGGAATACCTGACATCCCAAGGTGTCAAGTGGTAGCACGTTTCCTAAATTATAATCTCGTATTATCGCTTCAATTTTATCGGCACCATTTTTAA
This is a stretch of genomic DNA from Nitrospinota bacterium. It encodes these proteins:
- a CDS encoding tetratricopeptide repeat protein — encoded protein: IEDYSTAIDKGTKNAAIYYLRGAAYQGIGDYPHVIEDCNAALKLDPKYGAAYSMRGNAFSEIQDYQRAADDFSAALKLDPKDAEIYYNRGFNYWIMGDTKRAIADYSAALKLGAKEARIYYFRGAAYRDQGDNKHAVEDLSEAIKLDPERRIAYSTRGNVYSALGDKKKAIEDYSAAIALDASDAATFIARGDLYFALGDNQRTIEDHSAAIKLDPKNAEAYVSRGNAYGALGDTKRAIEDYKAGARLDHKPAQEYLTSQGVKW